Proteins co-encoded in one Deltaproteobacteria bacterium genomic window:
- a CDS encoding YggS family pyridoxal phosphate-dependent enzyme produces the protein MTTNAVARNLASVRERADAAARKVGRDPAAITLVAVSKTHPVDVVTAAHAAGHLDFGENYAQELADKASAAPPDVRWHYIGRLQTNKVKFVAPVAYLVHTVDSERLAQELDRRAALLERRIAVLLQVNLAGEEQKGGVNPDELPALLDAVSACAHLDVRGLMTMPPFWPAERVRPFFAALRELRDRLASPSRPLAELSMGMSGDFEAAIEEGATIVRVGTAIFGTREP, from the coding sequence ATGACCACCAACGCCGTCGCGCGAAACCTGGCATCGGTGCGCGAGCGCGCCGACGCCGCCGCGCGAAAAGTCGGGCGCGATCCCGCCGCGATCACCCTCGTCGCCGTCTCGAAGACGCATCCCGTCGATGTCGTCACGGCCGCGCACGCCGCGGGGCATCTCGACTTCGGCGAAAACTACGCGCAGGAACTGGCGGACAAGGCGAGCGCCGCGCCGCCGGATGTGCGCTGGCACTACATCGGTCGATTGCAGACGAACAAGGTGAAGTTCGTCGCGCCGGTGGCGTACCTGGTGCACACGGTCGATTCGGAGCGCCTCGCGCAGGAACTCGATCGTCGGGCCGCGCTGCTCGAACGACGCATCGCCGTTCTTCTGCAGGTCAATCTGGCAGGCGAGGAACAAAAAGGCGGAGTAAACCCGGATGAATTGCCCGCGCTGCTCGACGCCGTATCGGCCTGCGCGCATCTCGACGTGCGCGGCCTGATGACCATGCCGCCGTTCTGGCCGGCCGAGCGCGTGCGCCCGTTTTTCGCCGCGCTGCGCGAGTTGCGCGACCGGTTGGCCTCGCCGTCGCGGCCGCTCGCGGAGCTGTCGATGGGGATGAGCGGCGACTTCGAAGCCGCCATCGAGGAAGGCGCGACGATCGTGCGCGTCGGCACCGCCATCTTTGGTACGCGCGAGCCGTGA
- a CDS encoding phospholipid carrier-dependent glycosyltransferase produces the protein MGDGLDSETKDTSFGAKTSRPMFAALCLLILANTLVSSHVILADRVPPTHDVLFMSRAAAMLARAVLGEPGMWSGFLDATRDLFYPPLTHFTALPFSVLYPDTFDAAAMSISLYSAILMMAVFAIGQRLRDEATGLLAATLATLSPAALGFSRVYLVDWPLAALVAATLAMALATDRFSSRKFSIALGVLCGCGLLIKQT, from the coding sequence ATGGGCGACGGCCTGGACAGCGAGACGAAGGACACCTCCTTCGGCGCGAAAACTTCTCGGCCGATGTTCGCGGCGCTTTGTCTGCTCATCCTCGCCAATACCCTTGTTTCGTCGCACGTGATCCTCGCGGACCGCGTGCCGCCCACGCACGACGTGCTCTTTATGTCGCGCGCGGCGGCGATGCTGGCGCGGGCCGTGCTCGGCGAGCCCGGTATGTGGAGCGGATTCCTCGACGCAACGCGCGACCTGTTCTACCCGCCGCTGACGCATTTCACGGCTCTGCCGTTCTCGGTGCTTTATCCCGATACGTTTGACGCGGCGGCCATGTCGATCTCGCTGTACTCCGCGATCTTGATGATGGCTGTGTTCGCCATCGGGCAGCGGCTTCGCGACGAGGCGACCGGTCTGCTCGCGGCGACGCTGGCGACGCTCTCGCCCGCGGCGCTCGGTTTTTCGCGAGTCTATCTCGTCGATTGGCCCCTCGCGGCGCTCGTCGCGGCGACGCTCGCCATGGCGCTTGCGACCGACCGTTTTTCTTCGCGGAAATTTTCGATCGCGCTCGGCGTCCTGTGCGGATGCGGGCTGCTCATCAAGCAGACCTT
- a CDS encoding outer membrane lipoprotein-sorting protein yields the protein MRSKHSQSALAALAALALALGFVATSRSEDPVRIAPFCSDTTRSWSAEADVTTYREGGKVETAAWSIAIERTPSGETRTFRVTTGKNEGDVYTAKRSGIGTTATVARDYTRTKPGKTASLESLDADDLFANTVFSFRDLDGGYEDWPVVSVLTSARVEGRPVTTIEAARAPDAPKRLGSWRFDVLASGIAIRTERFDKKGRAMREVRLGNFAEVDGATVAHKWEAKDFGDRSRTVVNLRDIRFTGGAP from the coding sequence ATGCGATCCAAACACTCACAATCCGCACTTGCTGCGCTCGCCGCACTGGCGTTGGCATTGGGATTCGTCGCGACGTCACGTTCGGAAGACCCCGTCCGCATTGCGCCGTTTTGTTCCGATACGACGCGCTCCTGGTCCGCCGAAGCCGACGTGACCACCTATCGCGAAGGCGGAAAGGTCGAAACCGCCGCGTGGTCGATCGCGATCGAGCGCACGCCCTCCGGCGAGACGCGCACGTTTCGCGTGACGACCGGGAAGAACGAGGGTGACGTCTACACCGCGAAGCGGTCGGGCATCGGCACAACCGCAACCGTTGCACGCGACTACACGCGGACGAAGCCGGGCAAGACGGCCTCGCTCGAATCGCTCGATGCCGACGACCTCTTCGCGAACACGGTCTTCTCGTTTCGCGACCTCGACGGCGGCTACGAGGACTGGCCCGTCGTCTCCGTGCTCACGAGCGCCCGCGTGGAGGGCCGACCCGTGACGACGATCGAGGCGGCCCGCGCGCCAGACGCGCCGAAACGGCTCGGCTCGTGGCGCTTCGATGTGCTCGCGAGCGGCATCGCGATCAGGACGGAGCGCTTCGACAAAAAGGGCCGCGCGATGCGCGAGGTGCGACTCGGCAACTTCGCCGAGGTGGACGGCGCGACCGTCGCCCACAAATGGGAGGCGAAGGATTTCGGCGACCGCTCACGCACGGTCGTCAATCTGCGCGACATCCGGTTCACGGGCGGGGCACCGTGA
- a CDS encoding zinc ribbon domain-containing protein: MSDFPDRKCPNCGATLIGGTHRCHYCGADFKPAGWIDKPPPPHVLSFVALALAIVAVFFAGNISIQLPIGGACIAIGLLMLTLVKRRPDRFGGRNLALAAMVIAVAAMMLGIVIRISVQRLAEAPAPTMTGAQSSVYSSGRNAMLAQKMFYEDQAIMNPSGRPSYAGDLKSLLQYDKSLTVDSSVTFIFGSCNQSGYTFTVKHAESPAQFVMKE; this comes from the coding sequence TTGTCGGATTTTCCGGATCGAAAGTGTCCGAACTGTGGCGCGACGCTGATCGGCGGCACCCATCGCTGCCATTACTGCGGGGCGGATTTCAAACCGGCGGGGTGGATCGACAAACCGCCGCCGCCCCACGTGCTCTCGTTCGTCGCCCTCGCCCTGGCGATCGTGGCCGTGTTCTTCGCGGGGAATATCTCCATCCAGCTGCCGATCGGAGGCGCGTGCATCGCGATCGGCCTGCTGATGCTGACGCTCGTCAAACGCAGGCCGGATCGATTCGGCGGGAGAAATCTGGCGCTGGCCGCGATGGTGATCGCCGTCGCGGCGATGATGCTGGGGATCGTCATTCGGATCAGCGTCCAGCGACTGGCCGAAGCGCCCGCCCCGACCATGACGGGCGCGCAAAGTTCCGTTTACAGCTCCGGTCGAAACGCCATGCTCGCGCAGAAAATGTTCTACGAAGATCAGGCGATCATGAATCCCTCCGGACGCCCATCCTACGCCGGAGACCTGAAATCCCTCCTGCAATACGACAAGTCCCTGACGGTCGATTCGTCCGTCACGTTCATTTTCGGTTCATGCAACCAATCGGGGTATACGTTTACCGTCAAACACGCCGAATCTCCCGCGCAGTTTGTCATGAAGGAATGA
- the maf gene encoding septum formation inhibitor Maf produces the protein MESEPRRFILASGSPRRRAMFAEMGVAFEVVVSNVPEDEMHGETPDAHVRRLAYAKADEVARGRDDALVLGVDTIVVIDGEILGKPANEGDAERMLGRLAGRDHTVFTGYALVWTAGVARESRVVQSRVFMRALTPERIQWYVATGEPMDKAGAYAIQGIGASLVTRVEGSYTCVVGLPLAEAVLDIERLVGPEWLFGRRP, from the coding sequence ATGGAGTCCGAGCCCCGCCGTTTCATCCTCGCCAGCGGATCGCCGCGCCGCCGGGCGATGTTCGCCGAGATGGGCGTCGCATTCGAGGTCGTCGTTTCGAATGTCCCGGAAGACGAGATGCACGGCGAAACGCCCGACGCGCATGTGCGGCGTCTCGCGTACGCCAAGGCGGACGAGGTCGCGCGCGGCCGCGACGACGCCCTCGTGCTCGGCGTGGACACGATCGTGGTGATCGATGGCGAGATTCTCGGCAAGCCCGCGAATGAGGGCGACGCCGAGCGGATGCTCGGACGCCTCGCCGGGCGCGATCACACGGTCTTCACGGGCTACGCGCTCGTATGGACCGCGGGTGTCGCGCGAGAGAGCCGCGTGGTGCAAAGCCGCGTCTTCATGCGCGCGCTCACGCCCGAGCGCATCCAGTGGTACGTCGCCACCGGCGAACCGATGGACAAGGCGGGCGCCTACGCGATCCAGGGTATCGGCGCGTCGCTGGTGACGCGCGTGGAGGGCAGCTATACGTGCGTCGTGGGGCTGCCGCTCGCCGAAGCCGTGCTCGACATCGAGCGGCTCGTCGGCCCCGAGTGGCTGTTCGGACGCCGCCCATGA
- a CDS encoding zinc ribbon domain-containing protein, producing MGSRNCPNCGAPLESGVRCGHCGADWSAPVGAKADGPRYHWAAFVSLGLSFPTFLVIQAPYVGFIFSGFSLFMGYDALRAIRRNPKKYRGRAVAFAGMAISAYTTVTMLEVVRMYRGFGL from the coding sequence ATGGGATCTCGCAACTGCCCCAACTGCGGCGCGCCTCTCGAATCGGGCGTTCGCTGCGGTCACTGCGGCGCCGATTGGTCCGCGCCTGTCGGAGCAAAGGCCGACGGTCCCCGCTACCATTGGGCGGCCTTCGTCTCGCTCGGACTTTCGTTCCCGACGTTTCTGGTCATTCAAGCTCCCTACGTCGGTTTCATCTTCAGCGGGTTCAGCCTGTTCATGGGATACGACGCGTTGCGCGCGATCAGGCGAAACCCGAAAAAGTACCGCGGTCGCGCCGTAGCTTTCGCGGGGATGGCGATCTCGGCATATACGACCGTGACGATGCTGGAAGTCGTGCGCATGTATCGTGGATTTGGACTCTAA
- a CDS encoding helix-hairpin-helix domain-containing protein, which yields MDLAERIASEQSLSTAVVRRIIELLVAQATIPFIAHYRREDTGGLSAGRIARIADRHRAWKELVSRRDAVAQSIEEQGKLTDELRAAIEAVDNRQDLEDLFQPYRPKPATRAQKATESGLAPLAELIWAQASDDRPLADIAAPFVDPAKDVADEDAAWSGARAICAERIACLPELRGGLRRLAYATGHVASRPAEGVDDRAAAKYREYFNWNELAQGAAVKDVMILRRGEKEGLLSIHIVVEREAALAECRKTVIRNVDSPFLDQLEAAIEDAYDRLLAPSIEGDVRMKLRETSDAEAIDLIAANLRDLLLEPPFGPKVVMAVATHADRGFTAAVVDGAGKLIEVAALDQAGATLMPEAEVTLARMIDAHKPEGIAIAKAPGAQAVRASVETLVANMGLAGVTIVAVPEAEAAVYSTSPVGRDDMPDLEQHHRRAVSLARRLQDPLFELVKIDPRSIGSSPYHHDVDRTALLDRLLRVTTLCVCSVGVDLNTAHYRPISFVAGVGPVLAKNIVAFREQNTGFRTRSALHQVKKMTPTSFDQCAPYLRVAGENPLDMTAIHPERYPIVEKMAEDLGVDLAALPADPAVRARIDISKYLDENVGEPTLTHIREQLERPWPDPRGPFRPPVTNEGIRSLEDLQVGKKLTGVIANVTDYGAFVDIGLLQDGLVHMSQLTHRRIDHPQDVVCIGQVVDVVVTEVDAKRRRISLSIRAAEPKPERPVRRPPPAPAAAEGAPRAPRPPRPNGPEVAEGEVRLDGPPRGEVRPRRSDERAPRRDEGPRPERRDRRDDRGWKDGRDQALARSGDGRGGRDRGGRDGGDKAPPRREPEGWRPFANLVIVDGKIVMKEEDAKKK from the coding sequence ATGGATCTGGCCGAGCGGATTGCGTCGGAGCAGTCGCTTTCGACGGCGGTGGTGCGGCGCATCATCGAGTTGTTGGTTGCACAGGCGACCATTCCTTTCATCGCGCACTATCGCCGTGAGGATACGGGAGGCTTGAGTGCCGGGCGCATCGCCCGCATCGCCGATCGCCACCGCGCGTGGAAGGAGTTGGTCTCGCGCCGGGATGCCGTGGCGCAAAGCATCGAGGAGCAGGGCAAGCTGACCGACGAGTTGCGCGCGGCCATCGAGGCCGTCGACAACCGGCAGGATCTCGAAGATCTCTTTCAGCCCTATCGCCCCAAGCCCGCGACCCGCGCGCAAAAAGCGACCGAGTCGGGACTCGCCCCGCTGGCCGAACTCATTTGGGCTCAGGCTTCCGACGACCGCCCGCTCGCCGATATCGCCGCGCCGTTCGTCGATCCGGCCAAGGACGTGGCGGACGAGGACGCCGCGTGGAGCGGAGCGCGCGCGATCTGCGCCGAGCGCATCGCCTGCCTGCCCGAACTGCGCGGCGGGCTGAGGCGGCTCGCGTACGCGACCGGGCACGTCGCGTCTCGCCCGGCCGAGGGCGTGGACGACCGCGCGGCGGCCAAGTACCGCGAATACTTCAACTGGAACGAGCTCGCGCAGGGCGCGGCGGTCAAGGATGTCATGATCCTGCGTCGCGGCGAAAAAGAAGGACTGCTCTCGATCCACATCGTGGTCGAGCGCGAGGCGGCTCTCGCCGAATGCCGCAAGACCGTCATCCGCAACGTCGATTCGCCGTTCCTCGATCAGCTCGAGGCCGCGATCGAGGACGCCTACGACCGCCTGCTCGCGCCCTCGATCGAGGGCGATGTGCGCATGAAGCTGCGAGAAACGTCGGACGCCGAGGCGATCGACCTGATCGCCGCGAACCTGCGCGATCTCCTGCTCGAACCGCCTTTCGGACCGAAGGTCGTCATGGCCGTCGCGACGCACGCCGACCGCGGATTCACCGCCGCGGTCGTGGACGGCGCGGGCAAGCTGATCGAGGTCGCGGCGCTCGACCAGGCCGGTGCCACGCTCATGCCCGAGGCCGAGGTGACGCTCGCGCGTATGATCGATGCGCACAAGCCGGAGGGCATTGCCATCGCCAAGGCGCCGGGCGCGCAGGCGGTGCGCGCGTCGGTCGAAACCCTCGTCGCCAATATGGGCCTTGCCGGCGTGACCATCGTGGCCGTTCCCGAAGCCGAGGCGGCGGTGTATTCCACCAGCCCCGTAGGCCGCGACGACATGCCCGATCTCGAGCAGCATCACCGCCGCGCCGTCAGCCTCGCGCGCCGATTGCAGGACCCGCTATTCGAGCTCGTCAAGATCGATCCGCGCTCGATCGGCTCGTCGCCGTATCACCACGACGTCGATCGCACCGCGCTGCTGGACCGCCTGCTGCGCGTGACGACGTTGTGCGTGTGCTCGGTCGGCGTCGATCTCAACACGGCGCACTACCGGCCCATCTCGTTTGTCGCGGGCGTCGGCCCGGTGCTGGCGAAGAATATCGTCGCGTTCCGAGAACAAAACACCGGATTCCGGACGCGCTCGGCGCTGCATCAGGTCAAGAAGATGACGCCGACCTCGTTCGACCAGTGCGCGCCGTATCTGCGCGTGGCGGGCGAGAATCCGCTCGACATGACGGCGATCCACCCCGAGCGCTATCCCATCGTCGAGAAGATGGCCGAGGATCTCGGCGTGGATCTCGCCGCACTGCCGGCCGATCCGGCCGTGCGCGCGCGCATCGACATCTCGAAGTACCTCGACGAAAACGTCGGCGAGCCCACGCTCACGCACATCCGCGAGCAGCTCGAACGCCCGTGGCCCGACCCGCGCGGCCCGTTCCGGCCGCCGGTGACGAACGAGGGGATTCGTTCGCTGGAAGACCTGCAGGTCGGCAAGAAGCTGACCGGCGTGATCGCGAACGTCACCGACTACGGCGCGTTCGTCGATATCGGTCTGCTTCAGGACGGCCTCGTGCACATGTCCCAGCTCACGCACCGGCGCATCGATCACCCGCAGGATGTCGTGTGCATCGGGCAGGTGGTGGACGTTGTGGTGACCGAGGTGGACGCGAAGCGTCGACGCATCAGTTTGTCGATTCGCGCCGCCGAACCGAAGCCCGAGCGGCCGGTCAGACGTCCGCCGCCCGCGCCGGCCGCGGCCGAGGGAGCGCCGCGTGCGCCTCGCCCACCGCGTCCGAACGGTCCCGAAGTCGCCGAGGGCGAAGTGCGTCTCGACGGACCGCCGAGGGGCGAAGTGCGTCCGCGGCGGTCGGACGAACGCGCGCCGCGACGCGATGAGGGCCCTCGCCCCGAACGGCGAGACCGACGCGATGATCGCGGATGGAAGGACGGGCGAGATCAGGCCCTGGCCCGAAGCGGAGACGGACGCGGCGGGCGTGATCGCGGCGGGCGCGACGGCGGCGATAAAGCTCCGCCCCGACGCGAGCCCGAGGGCTGGCGTCCCTTCGCGAATCTCGTGATCGTCGACGGCAAGATCGTGATGAAAGAGGAAGACGCGAAGAAGAAGTGA